The sequence GAAACAGTTGTAATAAAGATCATGTAAATAGGCGGTTGCTGCAACATTCTAGATTTACGCGTTAATCTAATATGAGCCATTTCAACATAATGTTGAAAGTGGCTCCTTTTCTTTTTAGAAAACCGATTTTAATAGGACTTGACGATTCCGCCCCCAAAAGAGATCTGTGCCAGTAGTTCTTCGTTATCTTTTCATGACCTCGATCGTTACTTGATGCCAGTTGTTGCAATCCCTTGAATCAGGTATTTTTGGAAGAATAGAAACACGATAAATTGGGGAACGAGGGACAGTGTTGCCATTGCCAGAAGCGGTCCCCATGACGATGCGCTAGTAGAATCCAGAAAACTGGCAAGCCCAAGCCCTACCGTATAAAGTGACGGGTCATTCAAATAAATCAACCCACCAAAAAAGTCATCCCAACTCCATAGGAACGCAAAGATCGTAACGGTGACAAGCACCGGTTTGCACAAAGGCATAATAATCCGCCAGAAGATGCCAAAGGTAGAGCACCCATCAATGACAGCCGCTTCATCTAGTTCTCTCGGGATACCACGGATGAACTGGACCATTAAGAAGATGAAAAACGGTGTGCCGCCTACAAAGGCAGGGACAATTAACGGCAAAAACGTATTGACCCAGCCAAAGTAGTTAAACAGAATGTATTGGGGAATAAGCGTAATTTGCATTGGCAGCATCAGCGTTCCAATTAAACAAGCAAACAATACATTCTTTAGCGGGAATTTCAAGCGTGCAAATCCGAACGCGACAAATGAAGATGAAATCAAGGCACCGATGATGTTCATGCTTGATACAAAGAGTGAGTTGCGGAAAATTTGGTCAAAGCCAACGCTGCCAAACCCTTTCCAACCTTCTACGTAATTGTCCCAATGAAAAGCAGACGGCAGCAAAGAAGCTGCCTGCTGGAAGATTTCTGCAGGTGGCTTTACCGAGCTGCTGATCATCCAAAGCACGGGGTAAAGCATAAA is a genomic window of Shouchella clausii containing:
- a CDS encoding carbohydrate ABC transporter permease, with translation MKTKRRFKTFLYHFTVLLFGFFMLYPVLWMISSSVKPPAEIFQQAASLLPSAFHWDNYVEGWKGFGSVGFDQIFRNSLFVSSMNIIGALISSSFVAFGFARLKFPLKNVLFACLIGTLMLPMQITLIPQYILFNYFGWVNTFLPLIVPAFVGGTPFFIFLMVQFIRGIPRELDEAAVIDGCSTFGIFWRIIMPLCKPVLVTVTIFAFLWSWDDFFGGLIYLNDPSLYTVGLGLASFLDSTSASSWGPLLAMATLSLVPQFIVFLFFQKYLIQGIATTGIK